From a single Camarhynchus parvulus chromosome 6, STF_HiC, whole genome shotgun sequence genomic region:
- the EIF4EBP2 gene encoding eukaryotic translation initiation factor 4E-binding protein 2, with protein MSSAGGRQPSQSRAIPTRTVTLSDAAQLPADYCTTPGGTLFSTTPGGTRIIYDRKFLLDRRNSPMAKTPPCHLPNIPGVTSPGEPGEEPKADANSLNHQEGKPSMGDEAQFEMDI; from the exons ATGTCGTCCGCAGGCGGCCgccagcccagccagagccGGGCCATCCCCACCCGCACCGTCACGCTCAGCGACGCCGCGCAGCTCCCCGCCGACTACTGCACCACCCCCGGCGGGACGCTCTTCTCCACCACGCCCGGAG GCACCCGGATCATCTACGACCGCAAGTTCCTGCTGGACCGCCGCAACTCCCCCATGGCCAAGACCCCGCCTTGTCACCTCCCCAATATCCCCGGCGTCACCAGCCCCGGCGAGCCCGGCGAGGAGCCCAAAGCAGACGCCAACAGCTTGAACCACCAGGAGGGCAAGCCATCCATGG GGGACGAAGCTCAGTTCGAGATGGATATCTGA
- the NPFFR1 gene encoding neuropeptide FF receptor 1 encodes MGATLLLPSLSVPGVCCPPPRCLTRGAACGSPGIHGDGRCFPPRPLPFPAAAAEQPQPARRRHRGSGAGGRHGARHGGELRPLPGQRIPCTAAMQRPEPARAGGGPSNGTWWWPNSSASHLPRENYTFLAYYQHSSPVALVFILAYTFIFLMCVVGNVLVCFVVVKNRQMRTVTNMFLLNLAISDLLVGIFCMPTTLVDNLITGWPFDNTMCKMSGLVQGMSVSASVFTLVAIAVERFRCIVHPFRQKLTLRKALLTIAVIWVLALLIMCPAAVTLTVTREEHHFMVDTYNNSYPLYSCWEAWPETGMRRIYTTILFSHIYVAPLALIVVMYARIAFKLFKSVAPAQGGEEPEGRRISRRKAKVINMLIIVALFFTVSWLPLWTLMLLTDYGRLSEAQLHLLTVYVYPLAHWLAFFNSSANPIIYGYFNENFRRAFQELFRAPLCSWHCQRGPYTPRSHGPGMLFGPRNRILSQARASASPAVSESGPLAPRRSGVPAWDG; translated from the exons ATGGGAGccaccctgctccttccctccctctccgTGCCCGGCGTGTGCTGCCCGCCCCCGCGCTGCCTCACCCGGGGGGCAGCGTGCGGGTCCCCCGGTATCCATGGCGATGGGAGGTGTTtccccccgcgccccctccccttccccgcTGCAGCCGCCGAGCAGCCGCAAccggcgcggcggcggcaccggggcTCCGGAGCGGGCGGCAGGCACGGAGCGAGGCACGGCGGCGAGCTGCgccccctccccgggcagcGGATCCCCTGCACGGCAGCGATGCAGCGCCCGGAGCCGGCTCGGGCCGGCGGAG gcccTTCCAATGGCACCTGGTGGTGGCCCAACTCCAGCGCCAGCCACCTCCCGAGGGAGAACTACACCTTCCTGGCATACTACCAGCATTCCTCCCCCGTGGCCCTCGTGTTCATCCTGGCCTACACCTTCATCTTCCTCATGTGCGTGGTCGGCAACGTCCTGGTGTGCTTCGTGGTGGTGAAGAACCGCCAGATGCGCACGGTCACCAACATGTTCCTCCTCAACCTGGCCATCAGCGACCTGCTGGTGGGCATCTTCTGCATGCCCACCACCCTGGTGGACAACCTCATCAcag GTTGGCCCTTTGACAACACCATGTGCAAAATGAGCGGGCTGGTGCAGGGCATGTCCGTCTCCGCCTCGGTTTTCACGCTGGTGGCCATCGCTGTGGAGAG GTTTCGCTGCATCGTCCACCCCTTCCGGCAGAAGCTGACGCTGAGGAAAGCCCTGCTGACCATCGCCGTCATCTgggtgctggccctgctcatCATGTGCCCTGCCGCCGTCACCCTGACCGTCACCAGGGAGGAGCACCACTTCATGGTGGACACCTACAACAACTCCTACCCTCTCTACTCCTGCTGGGAGGCCTGGCCCGAGACAGGGATGAGGAGGATCTACACCACCATCCTCTTCTCCCACATCTACGTGGCTCCCCTCGCCCTCATTGTCGTCATGTACGCGCGCATCGCCTTCAAGCTCTTCAAGTCGGTGGCGCCTGCCCAGGGCGGAGAGGAGCCAGAGGGGAGGAGGATCTCCCGGAGGAAGGCCAAGGTCATCAACATGCTCATCATCGTCGCCCTCTTCTTCACGGTCTCCTGGCTGCCCCTCTGGACACTGATGCTGCTGACAGACTACGGGCGGCTGAGCGAGGCGCAGCTGCACCTGCTCACCGTCTACGTCTACCCACTGGCGCACTGGCTGGCCTTCTTCAACAGCAGCGCCAACCCCATCATCTACGGGTACTTCAACGAGAACTTCCGACGCGCCTTCCAGGAGCTCTTCAGGGCCCCGCTCTGCTCGTGGCACTGCCAGCGTGGGCCCTACACCCCCCGGAGCCACGGCCCCGGGATGCTTTTTGGCCCCCGCAACCGCATCCTCAGCCAGGCGCGGGCCAGCGCCTCGCCCGCCGTGTCCGAGTCAGGGCCACTGGCCCCGCGCCGCAGTGGCGTCCCTGCGTGGGACGGCTGA
- the PPA1 gene encoding inorganic pyrophosphatase, with amino-acid sequence MSGYGVEERAGPHSPEYRLFFKDGAGRYISPFHDIPMYADAGKNVFNMVVEVPRWTNAKMEISTKEPLNPIKQDVKKGKLRFVANVFPHKGYIWNYGAIPQTWEDPSHKDENTGCCGDNDPIDVCEIGSKVCSRGEVIQVKVLGTLALIDEGETDWKVIAINIEDPEAANYNDIEDVRRMKPGYLEATVDWFRRYKVPDGKPENQFAFNGEFKGKDFALDVIKGTHEHWKALITKKTDGGEINCTNLTVSESPFCCSQDCAKATVDAAPPCKAASPIPPEVDKWFYYQKN; translated from the exons ATGTCGGGGTACGGCGTGGAGGAGCGCGCCGGGCCCCACAGCCCCGAGTACCGGCTCTTCTTCA AGGATGGCGCCGGGCGCTACATCTCCCCTTTCCACGACATCCCCATGTACGCGGACGCCGGGAAG AATGTGTTCAACATGGTCGTGGAGGTGCCTCGATGGACAAATGCTAAAATGGAG atttccACCAAGGAACCCTTAAACCCAATTAAGCAAGATGTGAAGAAGGGGAAGCTGCGCTTCGTAGCGAACGTGTTTCCCCACAAGGGCTACATCTGGAATTATGGTGCCATCCCACAG acttGGGAAGACCCAAGTCACAAGGATGAAAATACTGGTTGCTGTGGAGATAACGATCCCATTGATGTGTGCGAGATTGGAAGCAAG GTCTGCTCCAGGGGAGAAGTCATCCAGGTGAAGGTGCTGGGCACGCTGGCCCTGATTGATGAGGGAGAGACAGACTGGAAGGTCATTGCTATCAACATTGAGGACCCCGAGGCAGCCAACTACAATG aCATCGAGGATGTCCGAAGGATGAAGCCTGGATACTTAGAAGCTACTGTGGACTGGTTCAGAAGATACAAAGTACCTGATGGAAAGCCAGAAAACCAGTTTGCCTTTAATGGGGAATTTAAAGGCAAG GATTTTGCCCTGGATGTCATCAAAGGCACCCACGAGCACTGGAAAGCTTTAATAACAAAGAAAACGGACGGAGGGGAGATCAACTG CACCAACCTGACAGTGTCTGAGAGCCCCTTCTGCTGTAGTCAAGACTGTGCAAAAGCTACTGTGGATGCA GCGCCGCCGTGTAAagctgccagccccatcccacccgAAG TTGACAAATGGTTCTACTACCAGAAGAACTAA
- the LRRC20 gene encoding leucine-rich repeat-containing protein 20 codes for MGEAVARVARKVNDTVENKADSLDLANCKLMSFPVGVYKAVRSVAEGIHRISLANNELKSITSRFVTTFSQLRELNLAGNYLQRLPEEITSLLHLRAIDLSRNRFRRFPEPLATVPALETIDLEENEIAEVPTDKLASMALLRSLNLRANPVGPEVRLLVRPLVPFELLLSPEEPIHP; via the exons ATGGGCGAGGCGGTGGCCCGGGTGGCCCGGAAGGTGAACGACACGGTGGAGAACAAGGCGGATTCCCTGG ATCTGGCCAACTGCAAGCTGATGTCCTTCCCTGTCGGAGTCTACAAAGCCGTGAGGAGCGTCGCCGAGGGCATCCACCGCATCTCCCTGGCCAACAACGAGCTCAAGTCCATCACCAGCCGGTTTGTCACCACCTTCAGCCAGCTGAGAG AGCTCAACCTGGCCGGCAATTACCTGCAGCGGCTGCCCGAGGAaatcacctccctgctgcacctCCGCGCCATCGACCTCTCCCGAAACCGGTTCCGGCGCTTCCCCGAGCCCCTGGCCACCGTGCCTGCCCTGGAGACCATCGACCTGGAAGAGAACGAGATCGCAG AGGTGCCCACGGACAAACTGGCCTCCATGGCGCTGCTGCGGAGCCTCAACCTGCGAGCCAACCCCGTGGGCCCCGAGGTGCGGCTGCTGGTCCGGCCCCTGGTTCCCTTcgagctgctgctgtctccagaGGAGCCCATCCATCCCTGA